Below is a window of Spelaeicoccus albus DNA.
CGCGCCGGTACGTCAATAACGTGCAGACGTTGAAGAAGCGGTTTACGTGACGTCGGCCCCGCGTGTGCAGCCCGATGCTCCGGCAGCGGGCGATTCGGGCATGCCCGGGGCCGGTAGAATCGAGGGAATGACCGCATCCGTCGACCCGCTCATCGGGCGTCTGATCGATCAGCGCTATCTGGTGCGAGGACTTGTCGCCCGCGGCGGAATGGCAGTCGTGTATCGCGCCGAGGACGTGCGGCTCGACCGGGACATCGCGCTGAAGGTCATGCACTCGCATTTATCGGCGGACGGCGCGTTCGTGCACCGATTCCGCCGCGAGGCCAAGCAGGCCGCGCGCTTGTCGCATCCGCACTTGACGGCCGTGCTCGACCAGGGGCAGGACGGCGACATCGTGTACCTGGCGATGGAGTACCTGCCGAACATTACGCTGCGCGACAGGCTCAAATCCGGCGGCCCGCTGACTCCGCGCGAGGCGCTGAGGATTCTGGACGGCGTCCTGCAAGGGCTGTCCGTGGCGCACGAAGCCGGGATGATGCACCGCGACATCAAGCCGGAAAACATTCTCCTCGGGCACACCGGTCAGGTGAAACTTGGCGATTTCGGCCTCGCGCGCGCCGTCAGCGCGTCGACGACCACGAGTACGTTGATCGGCACCGTCGGATATATATCGCCCGAGCTGGTCTCGGGCGGTGTCGCCGACGTCCGCAGCGACATCTACAGCGTCGGCATCATGCTGTACGAAATGCTCACCGGCGTGCAGCCCTATCGCGACGAACTGCCGATCCGCGTGGCATACCGGCACGTGCACGATACGGTTCCGGCGCCGTCCGACCTGGTGCCCGGCATTGCGAAGGGCCTCGACGAACTCGTCCTGTGGGCAACCGCACGGGAACCGGACCACCGGCCCATCGATGCAGCCGCGTTGCTCGGTGAAGTGCGTCACGTGGCCGAAACGCTCGGCGACGAGGAACTCGATTTCTACGCGGACCGTACCGGCCTCGAGGTCGAGCCGCAACGCACGCACGCTCTGGCCTCCTCCCCCGACGCCGATGGCGGGGACGCCCCAAGCGCCGAGACGCAGTCCCGGAAGACGGTGTCGAACCGGACGGTGCGCGAGCCGCGAGGCCGGAAGAGGCGGCGCGGATTCGGGGCGCTGTTAGCCGGCCTGATCGCGGTCGTGCTGGTGCTGTGCGCCGGCGGCTGGTATTTCCTGGCAGGCCCGGGGTCGACGATACCGACGCCCGGCGGATTGGTCGGCCACACGCGGGCGGATGCCGACAAGACTCTGCACGGCGCCGGGCTGCATGCCGATTACACGAAGAAGTTCAGCGCGACTTACGACAAGGGCACGATCGTCAGCACCGACCCGGCAGCCGGCGACCGGGTCTCGAAAGACGGCACCGTCACCATGGTCGTTTCCAAGGGCCCGCACATGACGGACGTGCCAAATGTCGTCGGCAAGAAACTTGATGCGGCAAAGGACGCCGTCCAGTCGTCCAATCTGTCTGTCGGCTCCATCACGAAGAAGTACAACGACTCCGTGTCCCGGGGTGAAGTCGTCAGCCAGGGCGTGAAATCGGGCAGCAGCCACCCCTGGCACACCACAGTCGATCTGACTGTGTCGCGCGGGCCGGTTCCCGTGCAGATTCCGGATCTCGACGGCCAAAGCGCCGACGACGCCGAAAAAGCGCTGCACGATCAAGACCTCAAGGTGTCGACGACGCGTTCGTACAGCGACTCGGTCGCCGAAGGCTCGGTGATTTCGGTGAGCCCGGAGAGCGGCACGACAGTGCACCACGGCGATACCGTCACGCTCAACGTGTCGCTGGGGCCCAAGCAGGTGAAGGTGCCGAACGTCGTCGGCATGCAGGCCGCCAAGGCAAAGAAGGTGCTGGAGGCCAAGGGCTTCACGGTGAAGACGGAAAAGGTGCTGGGCGGGTACTTCAATACGGTGCGCGGTCAAGACCCGGCGGGCGGCACGAAGGCCGACAACGGCTCGACAATCACGCTGACTATCGTTTGATCCGACCCGCGAGGTCACGACGCCTACTCGCAGAGCATCGGAGGCCGTCCTCAAGTGATGGGCGTGGCCTAGTGGTACAGGGTTATCCGGTGGCGAGGTGTCGGATGGTTGCGGCGGTGTGTTTGGCGTGGTTCAGGGCGTCGAAGTAGGTGTTGCGGATCCATCCGTCGGGGGACACGGCGGTGCCGTAGATCGCCGGCGTGCGGCCGCCGGGCGCGGGCCGGGCATAGGGGATGCCATCGATCATGGTCATGGTCCATTGTCCGGTATGGATCAGTGAATGGTGCGCCGGACAGAGAAGGGCCATGTTGTCGATGCTGGTCGGCCCACCGCGGGAGAACCAGATGACGTGGTGGGCGTCGCACCAGGATGCGGGTCTGTTGCATCCGGGGAAGGTGCATCCTTTATCGCGTGCTTCAAGTGCGCGTCGCTGGGCCGGGGTGGCAAGGCGCACACCGGTGCCGAGGTCCAGGATCGCGCCGTTGGCGTCCAGGATGATGCGTTCGAATACCGCGTCGCAGGCGGTACGGGCCACCATCCCGGCGTCAACGAGCCCGAGGCCGGGGCTGAAGGAGCGGGACGGATCGTCCGGCCCGTACCGGCATTCCGGTCCGTCCGGCGGTTCTTGTCCTGGGCTTGTTCCCGGGCTTGTTCTCGGGTTTGTTCCCGGGCGAGGGGTCCGGGTGTCGCGGTCGCGGCGGCGGGCCCGGACCTGGTCTTCGGTGGTGACGATCACGATGCGTGGCGCGCGCCTGCCGGGACGCAGGCGTCCGGCACGCGACGTGCCGGTGGCCTTCCCTGCCCGCTCGGGCAGATCGAACAGTCCAAGGTTTGGCGCGTCGTCCGGATTATTGCCATCGGTGCTTTTGGGACCGGTGTTGGCCGCTGCGGTGTCCTCGGTGGTGGGTGCTGTGTGGATTTGCAGGCGTGCTGCGGCCAGGCGGATGATCTCGGTCAATGCGTCCGCGCGGCGTTGACCGGGTTTGCGCGGATCGCGGACCGTGACTTCGCCGGAGTCGTCACTGGTCTGCGGGAGCGGGCCCGATAATGCGTCAATGATCGCGGCAAACAAGCCTCCGGCATTCGCATCGAGCTGGTAGCGGCCGTGGACCATGCCGGCCAAATCCGTGCTGATCGCAAGATCGCGCCGGTTGAACGCGTCCGGATCGAAAAGGTCATCGGTGGGCGGGGCGATTTGGCGGAGGAGCTCGTCACTGAGCTCGGCCATCTTCCGCGGACTCATGGTCGGCGCGTGCGTAGCGAAAAAACCAACCAACACCTTGGAAACTTCGTCGTCCGCCCTTTCGGCAGTATCGCCTGCGGCATCATTCCCGCCCGCGTCGGGGTCGTTTTCACGCGCACGCAGGAAGTGTTCGGGAATCCGGTCAAGAGCACGCACGGCGGTATCCACATGGGCCAGGCGAATCGTGCCGTCTTCAAGCATGCCGGCCATCCCGGCCAACGGGCCCGGCCGGCACGTCGGCACCAGCGCGGACGTTTCGACAGTGGACGTATACAAAGCGTGCGCGGCATCCAGATCGGCTTTCGCCCGACCCGGCGACGCCCCACACCCGGCAGTAAGAAGATTCGCCGTCGACACCGCCCCCACCCGGCTACCCGGCGCCGCCCCGCGCGCATCGACTTCGGCAACCAGCCGCAAATACGCGGCATCCGAAGCCCGACGCAACCGATCAGCCTCAACCAGGTGATCCGTCAATTGCCGATCCGACAATGTCGCACACGGGGCGTCGACCAGGCCCCGCACCGACGCACCCCACCCGGCCAACAACCCCGACACCGAATCGCCTAAGCGAGTAGCCCCGCCCGGCCCGCCATCGCACATGCAAGCACTATCAGTCACGGCCATGCCCGAATCGGTACCGGAGCCGGTGCCGGTGTCGGGCGGAGGATCGACATGACCAGTCCTGGCAATCAGCGCATTCAAGATCGACTGCGCATTCTCCGGCGTGATGTCGACCATCGCCCTTGCACCCCGCTCCCTCGCGGTATCCCTGGATCGCTGGCTGCGTTCCGGTTGTATCTATTACCATTATAGACTCTAGACACAGTCGTATTCTATTATTATTCGTGGTTTTTTCGGAAATAAATCGGACATTAGCACCATGAATCACGTAGACATCATGGATAACATCTTCAGATGATGAATGACCGCTTATCAGTCCACCCGACGCATGACCGGGCTACTGTCGACCGAAAGGTCCGCTGCTCCGCACAGGCGGCAAAAACCCGCTCAACCGGCCGTGGTCGCAAGCTCCGCGAGAATCGCGGCGGACGCCTTCGCCTGCTCGGCGCTGACGTCCAGGTGTGTCACGAGGCGAACGGTCGTTGGTGACAGCACCGACATGAGTACTCCGCGATCGGCGGCGTCGGCGGCGAACTGCGCGGCCGTGATTCCGTCCGGGCCCCCGGTGCCGACCTTCAGCATCACGATGTTCGTCGCGACGGA
It encodes the following:
- the pknB gene encoding Stk1 family PASTA domain-containing Ser/Thr kinase translates to MTASVDPLIGRLIDQRYLVRGLVARGGMAVVYRAEDVRLDRDIALKVMHSHLSADGAFVHRFRREAKQAARLSHPHLTAVLDQGQDGDIVYLAMEYLPNITLRDRLKSGGPLTPREALRILDGVLQGLSVAHEAGMMHRDIKPENILLGHTGQVKLGDFGLARAVSASTTTSTLIGTVGYISPELVSGGVADVRSDIYSVGIMLYEMLTGVQPYRDELPIRVAYRHVHDTVPAPSDLVPGIAKGLDELVLWATAREPDHRPIDAAALLGEVRHVAETLGDEELDFYADRTGLEVEPQRTHALASSPDADGGDAPSAETQSRKTVSNRTVREPRGRKRRRGFGALLAGLIAVVLVLCAGGWYFLAGPGSTIPTPGGLVGHTRADADKTLHGAGLHADYTKKFSATYDKGTIVSTDPAAGDRVSKDGTVTMVVSKGPHMTDVPNVVGKKLDAAKDAVQSSNLSVGSITKKYNDSVSRGEVVSQGVKSGSSHPWHTTVDLTVSRGPVPVQIPDLDGQSADDAEKALHDQDLKVSTTRSYSDSVAEGSVISVSPESGTTVHHGDTVTLNVSLGPKQVKVPNVVGMQAAKAKKVLEAKGFTVKTEKVLGGYFNTVRGQDPAGGTKADNGSTITLTIV
- a CDS encoding HNH endonuclease signature motif containing protein is translated as MVDITPENAQSILNALIARTGHVDPPPDTGTGSGTDSGMAVTDSACMCDGGPGGATRLGDSVSGLLAGWGASVRGLVDAPCATLSDRQLTDHLVEADRLRRASDAAYLRLVAEVDARGAAPGSRVGAVSTANLLTAGCGASPGRAKADLDAAHALYTSTVETSALVPTCRPGPLAGMAGMLEDGTIRLAHVDTAVRALDRIPEHFLRARENDPDAGGNDAAGDTAERADDEVSKVLVGFFATHAPTMSPRKMAELSDELLRQIAPPTDDLFDPDAFNRRDLAISTDLAGMVHGRYQLDANAGGLFAAIIDALSGPLPQTSDDSGEVTVRDPRKPGQRRADALTEIIRLAAARLQIHTAPTTEDTAAANTGPKSTDGNNPDDAPNLGLFDLPERAGKATGTSRAGRLRPGRRAPRIVIVTTEDQVRARRRDRDTRTPRPGTNPRTSPGTSPGQEPPDGPECRYGPDDPSRSFSPGLGLVDAGMVARTACDAVFERIILDANGAILDLGTGVRLATPAQRRALEARDKGCTFPGCNRPASWCDAHHVIWFSRGGPTSIDNMALLCPAHHSLIHTGQWTMTMIDGIPYARPAPGGRTPAIYGTAVSPDGWIRNTYFDALNHAKHTAATIRHLATG